From Brassica oleracea var. oleracea cultivar TO1000 chromosome C3, BOL, whole genome shotgun sequence, a single genomic window includes:
- the LOC106333255 gene encoding uncharacterized protein LOC106333255, which produces MDQIKQEFLKKLAKFIVILIWVSSLLITLNSHLYRFTIHLVTHAVDKNYMFLLSSALLAFVAKGIATSKPVEEGWSKTDKTFDYRDFESYDAILELEYYHVHEKERYSFLAEEVSTNDQETEEKKEDQETKEEKEDQETEEEKEKEEYAEPLTDNGDLEEECDIHGGFKEEEDNVGVVTEEEMNKRFDEFIRKMKEELRIEAKRHLIVV; this is translated from the coding sequence ATGGATCAAATAAAACAGGAGTTTCTGAAGAAACTTGCCAAGTTCATAGTAATTTTAATATGGGTTTCATCTCTTTTAATCACTCTCAACTCCCATCTATATAGGTTCACAATTCACCTTGTAACACACGCGGTAGATAAGAACTACATGTTCCTACTCTCCAGTGCTCTCTTAGCGTTTGTCGCTAAGGGCATCGCTACGTCAAAACCAGTAGAGGAAGGTTGGAGCAAGACTGATAAAACCTTTGATTACCGAGATTTCGAGAGTTACGATGCCATATTGGAGCTAGAGTATTACCATGTGCATGAAAAAGAAAGATATTCTTTTCTTGCAGAGGAAGTTAGTACAAATGATCAAGAAACCGAAGAAAAGAAAGAAGATCAAGAAACCAAAGAAGAAAAAGAAGATCAAGAAACCGAAGAAGAGAAAGAAAAAGAAGAGTATGCTGAGCCATTAACAGATAATGGTGATCTAGAGGAAGAATGTGATATTCATGGCGGATTCAAAGAAGAGGAGGATAATGTGGGAGTGGTGACGGAGGAAGAGATGAACAAGAGATTCGATGAGTTCATTAGAAAGATGAAGGAAGAGCTTAGAATCGAAGCTAAACGGCACTTGATCGTTGTTTGA